Proteins from one Triticum aestivum cultivar Chinese Spring chromosome 7A, IWGSC CS RefSeq v2.1, whole genome shotgun sequence genomic window:
- the LOC123151792 gene encoding uncharacterized protein, whose translation MEQFHHGHHVRLRSSELGTYLHADQDGHGVSLQHRRASMKAAWAVHVYQPPEAFVPHLLLHSAAYGRYLAATDEPAPQGHRGRRVEQRNYDHPEADAQGIIWLAVLTASRDKVFLRNFNGGCLRANGRYRPWNNGASVDDVDVNDIGNLSTMMHWVVEDIPAREITPLLPRPAWLTLPAVISPSRVIVYVWLDADGTVLSEGSFSFSGRSVFRLRSELARWLADNGIAIVDAPDLVMCLPTRDGRISPLVVDLPRSLQTLHIIVVIVGSPAHAALRYADVDAE comes from the exons ATGGAGCAGTTCCATCACGGCCACCACGTGCGGCTGCGCAGCAGCGAGCTCGGCACGTACCTGCACGCCGACCAGGACGGacatggcgtctccctccagcaccGCCGGGCGTCGATGAAGGCGGCTTGGGCGGTGCACGTGTACCAGCCCCCCGAGGCGTTTGTGCCTCACCTGCTCCTCCACAGCGCCGCCTACGGTCGCTACCTCGCCGCCACGGACGAGCCGGCGCCGCAGGGCCACCGCGGGCGCCGCGTCGAGCAGCGCAACTACGACCATCCGGAGGCGGACGCACAGGGAATCATCTGGCTGGCCGTCCTGACGGCATCCAGAGACaaagtcttcctccgcaacttcaACGGCGGCTGCCTCCGCGCCAACGGGAGGTACCGCCCCTGGAACAACGGCGCCAGTGTCGACGACGTCGACGTCAACGACATCGGCAACCTCAGCACGATGATGCACTGGGTCGTGGAGGACATCCCCGCCAGGGAGATCACGCCTCTCCTTCCACGCCCGGCTTGG CTTACCCTCCCCGCCGTCATATCGCCGTCGCGGGTGATCGTGTACGTGTGGCTGGACGCCGACGGGACCGTCCTCAGCGAAGGCTCGTTCTCGTTCAGTGGGAGGTCCGTGTTCCGCCTGAGGAGCGAGCTGGCCAGGTGGCTCGCCGACAACGGCATCGCAATCGTGGACGCCCCCGACCTCGTCATGTGCCTCCCCACCCGTGATGGCCGCATTTCCCCACTCGTCGTCGACCTGCCCCGCAGCCTCCAGACCCTCcacatcatcgtcgtcatcgtcgggTCGCCTG CTCACGCGGCGCTGCGGTACGCGGATGTCGATGCAGAGTAG